A DNA window from bacterium contains the following coding sequences:
- a CDS encoding Na+:solute symporter, giving the protein MLSTLDWTLIIAYNLLSLVVGLVMTKRAHSSTEEYFLAGRALPWWIAGTTMVATSFSCDTPLYVTKLVRTAGIYENWQWWCFGIGSLFATFFLAQLWRRAKVLTDVELTVLRYGDSPVTRGLRTFRALWLALPINVIAMGWVILAMYKIMNEAVGWDKPTAIILFTGLAYTYTLLSGQWGVALTDLVQYVIMQGGAIVFAIYAVNEVGGLQALKDGVMKVTTNPQLLDMVPTPGAGSILSADFWTPAFLGFATYSFVTWWANVNSDGGGKVIQKQNACKNEQHALLATLWYSLTNLAFRTWPWVLVALASLIIYPNIADPEQAYPRLMMELLPSGLKGLLVASLIAAFMSTISTQLNWGASYLVTDFYKPLFAREKTDRHYIRMSMVATTVVLVAAGLAAYYTQSVTEAFKFVIAFGAGTGPVYILRWFWWRVNAWSEISAMIASSAITVYLFSASGLHFGERLLVITFGSAVIWLGVTLLTKPAPLDKLAEFYRRTKPYGAWGPVKEYARANGLMVPKPESSARALRGFAWGLALVFGLTLGLGYVLLLNTTLAIVWSVVMLIGGLGLWKDGFLRTE; this is encoded by the coding sequence ATGCTGTCTACGCTCGACTGGACCCTCATCATCGCGTACAATTTGCTAAGCCTGGTTGTGGGCTTAGTCATGACGAAGCGCGCGCACTCCTCGACCGAGGAATATTTTTTGGCGGGGCGGGCCTTGCCGTGGTGGATTGCCGGGACGACGATGGTGGCGACGTCGTTCTCGTGCGACACGCCGCTGTATGTGACCAAGCTCGTGCGCACGGCGGGGATTTACGAGAACTGGCAGTGGTGGTGCTTCGGCATCGGCTCGCTATTCGCGACGTTTTTCTTGGCGCAACTTTGGCGCCGCGCGAAGGTGTTGACCGATGTCGAACTGACAGTCTTGCGCTACGGTGATTCGCCGGTGACGCGCGGCCTGCGCACGTTTCGCGCGCTCTGGCTCGCGCTGCCGATCAACGTGATCGCGATGGGCTGGGTGATTCTGGCGATGTACAAGATCATGAATGAAGCCGTCGGCTGGGACAAACCGACGGCGATTATTCTGTTCACAGGGCTGGCCTATACTTACACGCTGCTCTCGGGGCAGTGGGGCGTCGCGCTGACCGATTTGGTGCAATATGTCATCATGCAGGGCGGCGCGATTGTCTTCGCAATCTATGCCGTGAACGAAGTCGGCGGCTTGCAGGCTTTGAAAGACGGCGTGATGAAAGTCACGACCAATCCGCAGTTGTTAGACATGGTGCCGACACCCGGTGCGGGTTCAATACTCAGCGCGGACTTCTGGACACCAGCGTTCTTGGGTTTTGCAACGTACAGTTTCGTGACGTGGTGGGCCAACGTCAATTCCGACGGCGGCGGCAAGGTGATTCAGAAGCAGAACGCCTGCAAGAACGAGCAGCACGCGCTGTTGGCGACGCTGTGGTACAGTCTCACGAATTTGGCGTTTCGCACGTGGCCGTGGGTGCTTGTGGCGCTCGCTTCGCTGATTATCTACCCGAACATCGCCGATCCCGAGCAGGCCTATCCGCGTTTAATGATGGAGCTGCTACCGTCCGGTTTGAAGGGTCTCCTGGTCGCATCGCTGATTGCGGCCTTCATGAGCACGATTTCTACGCAACTAAATTGGGGCGCGAGCTATCTGGTGACGGACTTCTACAAACCGTTGTTCGCGCGTGAGAAGACCGACCGCCACTACATTCGCATGAGCATGGTCGCGACGACGGTGGTGCTGGTTGCCGCGGGACTGGCGGCCTACTACACGCAGAGCGTGACCGAGGCCTTCAAATTTGTGATTGCCTTCGGTGCAGGCACGGGGCCGGTCTACATCTTAAGATGGTTCTGGTGGCGCGTGAATGCGTGGAGCGAAATTTCGGCCATGATTGCGTCGAGTGCGATCACGGTCTATCTGTTCAGCGCGAGCGGACTGCATTTCGGCGAACGGCTGCTCGTGATCACCTTCGGCTCGGCGGTTATCTGGTTAGGGGTCACACTCTTGACCAAACCCGCGCCGCTCGATAAGCTCGCCGAGTTCTACCGCCGCACGAAACCCTACGGCGCTTGGGGTCCCGTTAAAGAGTATGCGCGTGCGAATGGCCTGATGGTGCCCAAACCCGAATCGAGCGCACGCGCCCTGCGCGGCTTCGCCTGGGGCCTGGCACTGGTCTTCGGCCTGACCTTGGGCCTCGGCTACGTGCTCCTGCTCAACACCACGCTCGCCATCGTCTGGTCAGTCGTCATGCTCATCGGCGGCTTAGGATTATGGAAAGACGGGTTTTTAAGGACGGAATGA
- a CDS encoding T9SS type A sorting domain-containing protein gives MQSLAQYEIVIWHSENPQNSRTGVQITQRESALREYVSIGGKLIRFGRHSLLAAGMGSGLQSSPSQLARLAPLTFDSVRTSPQFNPSIPGTQVMVTGADFGPTMFPPHFSWDESKLAALVFIEWTGFEYLPGVDLFWPRGNTWPLCEVRLHEDDTTGFVDAVCGVVGPGEIMFGFPLYFIPAAPAQDILEASMELLRTQNLETPAPPVSLPTSISLHQNYPNPFNATTVIEFELPAQMEAALKLYNIQGQLVRTLFDGAVTAGHHRVMLNGEQIASGLYFYRLEAGGESQTRKLLLLK, from the coding sequence TTGCAGTCCTTGGCACAATATGAAATCGTGATTTGGCACAGCGAAAATCCGCAGAACTCGCGGACCGGTGTGCAGATTACCCAACGCGAATCGGCGCTGCGCGAATACGTTTCCATTGGCGGCAAATTGATTCGCTTTGGCCGCCATTCTCTTCTTGCCGCTGGAATGGGAAGCGGCCTTCAATCGTCGCCAAGTCAACTTGCTCGGCTTGCGCCTCTGACTTTTGACTCTGTGCGTACTTCACCGCAGTTTAACCCATCCATTCCCGGCACTCAGGTGATGGTTACTGGTGCAGATTTTGGTCCCACAATGTTCCCGCCGCACTTTTCCTGGGACGAGAGCAAGCTGGCTGCGCTGGTTTTCATCGAATGGACGGGGTTCGAGTACCTGCCGGGCGTGGACCTCTTTTGGCCCCGCGGGAACACTTGGCCGTTATGCGAAGTTCGTTTGCACGAGGATGACACTACGGGATTTGTCGATGCAGTCTGTGGAGTAGTAGGTCCGGGTGAAATCATGTTTGGGTTCCCGCTCTATTTCATACCCGCGGCGCCAGCGCAGGATATCCTCGAGGCGTCAATGGAGTTACTGCGCACGCAGAATCTTGAAACCCCCGCGCCTCCGGTCTCGCTGCCAACGTCAATCAGTTTGCATCAGAACTATCCCAATCCCTTCAACGCCACGACGGTGATTGAATTCGAGCTGCCCGCGCAGATGGAAGCAGCCCTGAAGCTCTACAACATTCAGGGCCAACTCGTGCGCACGCTGTTCGACGGCGCAGTCACCGCAGGCCACCACCGCGTCATGCTGAACGGCGAACAGATCGCCAGCGGACTCTACTTCTACCGCCTCGAAGCGGGCGGCGAGAGCCAGACGAGGAAATTGCTGCTGCTGAAGTGA
- a CDS encoding fibronectin type III domain-containing protein, which translates to MFRLMLLFSLLATTVALPRPLDRGPVRNPRQPLDIANPQDENYVLRNGTLAFNFTNFGFFGNDGPSQSSSLDDPCSGTWAPQFEYPEGSDAQYLFQGGLWVGALIDYGDSLVPRVSVGTDGWQNPSVAEFHAGEAPNNGIVLRSNLPDATDCFGNSIYDPNAQANIEAVAVYSDTLTDQLFVMPVPLDGQHRPLGLEITQIARLWTAPEFARFVILDYEIENIGEHALVDPVIGFYMDCDVGVAGVNNEHIDDITGAFVIDSETDRTIAWTADNDGRSVGGGPIVLPHAFGMAPLSIELGSIAANYPGSYNWWNPNPDVNLDFGPAWQDTPTWTSSRGTPIRDSESYDILAGNEIDYGTYAIRATHPAQNDDYECHTGGEHEWRQVNLDDQTQRDIADGYDVRFLLGIEKFGRYDYTDTTGACHYRLEPHETSTVTFVMFIGEYFHDPAHPQPDPANLDSTLFHYEGLRWTYALSRVVYDSDYTFQPPSHPQNMQVVQAQSGQIPLEWDSPAHGEIAGYRVYGRPDSGQGERVELTTGTIVDEEFVVTGLTNGDDWLIEVVSVDAQSFESAPSKQIVRVGAIPRTVFPLAGSTPVVSTRSRGSRQMIQRSRITASCASIRRYKPNSTI; encoded by the coding sequence ATGTTCCGCTTGATGCTACTATTCTCCCTCCTTGCGACGACCGTCGCCCTGCCCCGCCCCCTGGACCGCGGCCCCGTCCGCAACCCGCGCCAACCCCTCGACATCGCCAACCCGCAGGATGAAAACTACGTCCTGCGCAATGGCACGCTTGCCTTCAATTTCACCAACTTCGGCTTTTTCGGCAATGATGGCCCTTCGCAGTCGTCTTCGCTGGATGACCCCTGCTCAGGTACATGGGCGCCGCAGTTCGAGTATCCCGAAGGCAGTGACGCGCAATATCTGTTTCAGGGGGGGCTGTGGGTCGGCGCGTTGATTGACTACGGTGACTCACTTGTGCCTCGTGTTTCAGTTGGTACGGACGGCTGGCAAAATCCGTCCGTTGCCGAGTTTCACGCCGGCGAAGCTCCGAACAACGGCATTGTCCTACGTTCGAACCTGCCCGACGCCACCGATTGTTTTGGCAACAGCATCTACGATCCGAACGCTCAAGCTAACATTGAAGCCGTGGCGGTCTATAGTGACACGCTAACGGATCAGTTGTTCGTAATGCCGGTTCCACTTGATGGGCAACACCGACCACTCGGCCTTGAAATCACCCAAATCGCGCGCCTCTGGACTGCTCCTGAGTTCGCGCGGTTTGTCATTTTGGACTATGAAATTGAAAATATCGGCGAACACGCGTTAGTTGATCCCGTGATCGGGTTCTACATGGATTGCGATGTTGGAGTCGCTGGTGTTAACAATGAACATATTGACGACATCACCGGCGCATTCGTAATTGACAGCGAAACGGATAGGACGATCGCATGGACGGCCGACAACGACGGAAGATCAGTTGGGGGTGGTCCCATCGTGCTGCCGCACGCATTCGGTATGGCCCCGCTCTCGATTGAACTTGGTTCAATTGCGGCAAACTACCCTGGTTCATACAACTGGTGGAATCCCAATCCAGATGTCAATCTCGACTTCGGGCCAGCCTGGCAAGATACGCCCACGTGGACTTCGTCCCGGGGAACACCGATAAGAGATAGCGAAAGCTACGACATATTGGCCGGAAACGAAATTGACTATGGCACGTACGCAATTCGAGCCACACATCCCGCACAGAATGATGACTATGAATGTCATACAGGCGGTGAGCATGAATGGCGTCAAGTCAATCTAGATGACCAGACCCAGCGGGATATAGCCGACGGCTACGACGTCAGGTTCCTGTTGGGCATAGAGAAATTCGGACGATACGACTATACCGACACTACTGGTGCATGCCACTACCGACTGGAACCGCATGAAACGTCAACTGTAACATTTGTTATGTTCATCGGGGAGTACTTTCACGACCCCGCTCATCCGCAACCGGATCCGGCCAATCTCGACTCAACGCTTTTCCACTACGAAGGGCTGCGATGGACATACGCTCTCTCTCGGGTAGTTTATGATTCGGACTACACCTTCCAACCGCCCTCACATCCGCAGAACATGCAGGTCGTGCAAGCACAAAGCGGCCAAATTCCGCTCGAATGGGATTCGCCTGCGCACGGCGAGATTGCCGGTTACCGCGTCTATGGCCGTCCCGATAGCGGACAAGGTGAGCGCGTCGAGTTGACGACGGGAACGATTGTTGACGAAGAGTTTGTTGTCACCGGCCTGACCAATGGTGATGATTGGTTGATTGAGGTCGTTTCTGTGGATGCGCAGAGTTTCGAAAGCGCACCCTCCAAGCAGATCGTGCGTGTTGGCGCAATCCCCAGGACAGTATTTCCCTTAGCAGGATCAACGCCGGTGGTGTCAACTCGCTCTCGTGGATCGCGACAGATGATCCAACGTTCTCGCATTACCGCCTCGTGCGCCTCGATTCGACGGTACAAACCGAATTCGACAATCTAA
- a CDS encoding sulfite exporter TauE/SafE family protein, with protein sequence MNDFVIGLGSALWLGILTSISPCPLATNIAAVSFVARRAHAPRQALWTGVLYTVGRMLAYVVVGALVVWSVLSLSKLSFGLQKYMHQALGPFLIVVGILLTGWLKLPVLSGSAGLERLAKRAEGWGGLGALMLGALFAISFCPVSAALFFGSLIPLAVRHESIAIFPSVYGLGTALPVLAFAAVIVFSAQATARLFTRLSSFERWARVSTAIIFICIGLYMTPRPGPRAPPPPARQPPPDSTGQGPHSDHLLPDNPIIAQ encoded by the coding sequence ATGAACGACTTTGTCATCGGCTTGGGTTCGGCGCTGTGGTTGGGGATTTTAACTTCGATTAGCCCCTGTCCGTTGGCCACCAATATCGCCGCCGTGTCCTTTGTGGCACGGCGCGCGCATGCTCCGCGGCAAGCGCTGTGGACGGGCGTGCTCTATACCGTTGGCCGCATGCTCGCCTATGTCGTCGTCGGCGCATTGGTGGTGTGGAGTGTGCTCTCGCTGTCGAAACTCTCGTTCGGCTTGCAGAAGTACATGCATCAGGCGCTCGGCCCGTTCTTAATCGTGGTGGGTATTCTACTGACCGGTTGGCTGAAGCTGCCCGTACTCAGCGGCAGTGCCGGACTCGAGCGTTTGGCCAAACGCGCCGAAGGGTGGGGTGGACTCGGCGCGTTGATGTTGGGCGCGCTCTTCGCAATCTCATTTTGCCCGGTCAGCGCGGCGCTGTTCTTCGGCAGCTTGATCCCGTTGGCCGTGCGCCACGAATCCATTGCAATCTTTCCATCAGTCTATGGCCTCGGCACGGCACTCCCCGTCTTAGCCTTCGCGGCCGTCATCGTCTTCAGTGCGCAAGCCACAGCCAGACTGTTCACGCGACTGTCGTCGTTTGAGAGGTGGGCGCGGGTGTCCACAGCTATTATCTTTATTTGTATCGGATTGTATATGACCCCGCGGCCCGGGCCCCGGGCCCCCCCCCCCCCCGCGCGGCAACCGCCGCCCGACTCGACTGGCCAAGGACCCCATTCCGATCACCTTCTCCCCGACAATCCCATAATTGCGCAATAG
- a CDS encoding TM0996/MTH895 family glutaredoxin-like protein, translated as MKIQVLGTGCPKCHKLAELTERVAREKQLDFTLEKVTDINAILAAGVMMTPALLVDGEIKVSGRIPTEPELQTLLTSTGGK; from the coding sequence TTGAAGATTCAAGTCCTGGGCACCGGCTGCCCGAAGTGTCACAAACTGGCCGAGCTAACGGAGCGTGTGGCGCGCGAAAAACAACTCGATTTCACGCTCGAGAAAGTCACGGATATCAATGCCATTCTTGCGGCGGGCGTGATGATGACGCCTGCGCTGTTGGTAGATGGCGAAATCAAAGTCTCGGGCCGTATTCCCACCGAGCCGGAATTACAAACTCTGCTGACGTCAACTGGCGGAAAGTGA